A single window of [Clostridium] hylemonae DSM 15053 DNA harbors:
- a CDS encoding GNAT family N-acetyltransferase has protein sequence MAELFETFPYLRNDHIIIRKMVEDDVDDLMEITNNPNVYQYVPPFLYKKSRGNLLAAIRNLGGRDFDKKKLIIAGIYLCDEPNKLIGLAELFDYKKRMNQITIGYRINESYWHRGIATDTVRLIMDYLCNDLGIQKLKAFVMPENVFSEKALTKNSFLKEPNTVQEKNWGGKEIVDLNVFTYAVL, from the coding sequence ATGGCAGAGCTATTTGAAACATTTCCATACCTGAGAAATGACCATATTATCATCAGGAAAATGGTTGAAGATGATGTGGACGACCTTATGGAAATTACGAATAATCCTAACGTCTATCAATATGTACCTCCATTCCTGTATAAAAAGAGCAGAGGCAATTTGCTTGCTGCAATTAGAAACTTGGGCGGGAGAGATTTCGATAAAAAAAAACTGATTATTGCAGGCATTTATCTGTGCGATGAACCCAATAAGCTCATAGGGCTTGCAGAGCTGTTTGATTATAAAAAAAGAATGAACCAAATAACGATTGGCTACCGCATAAACGAATCATATTGGCATAGAGGGATTGCGACTGATACAGTAAGGCTTATAATGGATTACCTTTGTAATGATTTGGGCATTCAAAAGTTGAAAGCATTTGTTATGCCTGAAAATGTATTTTCTGAAAAAGCACTAACAAAAAATAGTTTTCTAAAAGAACCCAATACTGTTCAAGAGAAAAACTGGGGTGGTAAAGAAATCGTAGATTTAAATGTGTTTACCTATGCAGTTTTATAG
- a CDS encoding GNAT family N-acetyltransferase, with amino-acid sequence MILSTERLELVPLLPYQLRLWVEDIPKLEKDLKCSYQAEPMEGLFLEIVKGQLEKTEKNPNDFLWHSFWLLIRKSDRVVVGSADFKDTPNTDQEVEIGYGLGKDFERNGYMTEAVQAMCKWALEQENVSHVIAETDIDGFASQRILKRCGFIEKGQEKTIWWQL; translated from the coding sequence ATGATATTGAGCACGGAGCGTCTTGAATTAGTCCCACTACTTCCCTATCAGTTAAGATTATGGGTGGAGGACATACCAAAACTGGAGAAAGACTTAAAATGCTCTTATCAAGCAGAGCCAATGGAAGGGCTTTTTCTCGAAATCGTAAAAGGGCAATTAGAAAAAACAGAAAAGAATCCTAACGATTTCTTATGGCATAGCTTTTGGCTTCTGATACGCAAAAGTGACCGGGTTGTTGTTGGCTCTGCCGATTTCAAGGATACTCCGAATACGGATCAAGAGGTCGAAATCGGCTATGGATTGGGAAAAGACTTCGAGCGCAATGGGTACATGACGGAAGCGGTACAAGCCATGTGCAAGTGGGCTTTGGAACAAGAAAACGTGTCCCATGTCATCGCCGAAACGGACATAGACGGGTTTGCCTCACAACGCATTTTAAAACGCTGTGGATTTATTGAAAAAGGACAGGAAAAAACAATATGGTGGCAACTATAA